In the Vicinamibacteria bacterium genome, CTTCCGAATTTCCCCGGTGTCGCGATCGACATAGGCGAGAAGCCCGCAAGCCGACTCGCAGTTGAAGCAGGTGGTGGGCACCAGCATGTAGCGACGTTCGACTCGCCGCGGCCAGGCACGGGTGTCGAGCTCCACCCAATCATCCCAGCGCTCCTTGGGCGGAAAGGACGCGAGTCCGATCCGGCTCGGTCCGGAATAGAACGTTTCCCCGCGGGCCTCGGTTTCCCTTCGGTCTGCCTTCACCCGTGTGGCCTGCGGTCTCTCCTTCATCGAGCCCCCTTCATGCGAGCGGTACGACCTGCGCCGCCTGGACGTGGGCATGCTCGTAGGCGAGCAACCCAATGAGCGCGGCGAGGGCCGGGAACAATCCCAACTGCGGGGCAAAGACTCCGAGGCTCGTCAGCACGACCGAGCCCCAGAAGTATTTGCGATAGGCGCCGTGCGTCATTTCCCAGGCGGCCAGTCGCGCGTGTGCGGTGACGTGAGCCAGCGTGCTCTCGCCCCAGATCAGGAGGAGATGGAGGGCGCTCGAGGCACCGACGATCCACTCGAGAGATCGAACCGCCGCGGGCTCCCAGGCCAACGCGAGAGGAAGCAGGGTCGCGGCCCCGGCGAGAAGCGCGTGAACGGCGAACTGCAGCGGAAGGAGCGGATTCTGCCATAGGTCCCGCGCCTTCGACTGCGCGAACAGATAGGCCGTATAGATGGCGGTCATGAGCGCCAGAGGGATTCCGGCCAGCGTAAGCGCGGACTGGATCCCGTGCGTCCCACCGAGGCTTGCCATGAAATGGACGCCGAGCACCACCGAGTAGCCGGCGATGACGAAAGCGCCACGGACCAACCAGCTCTGCCATCTGGCTCGAGTGAAGATCATATAGAAGCGCTCGGGGTGCTCGAGGTCCCAGATGAGTATCGCACCGGTCGCCGCGAGAAACGCGCCGCCCAGAATCGGCGCACCCCAGAGCCACAGCGGACTTCCCACAGGAACAAGCCCGAACAAGAACAGCAGCGCCGCCACCAGGTACGCACCCGAAGCGATCCCCTTGGTCCAGGTGTAGAGGCTGACCCGCCAGTCCCACGGCGCCCGGTGGGGAACGTCGTACGCGAGAAGGGCGGAGGCGGCGTTGTTGTACCCGTCCGGGCAGCCGGAAGTCACCTGATTGGCGTTCTCTCCCTGCTCGCTCCAGAGGAAGAGCTTGCCTTCTGGCCGGCGCGCGGCGATGGGATCGAGCGTGGCCTGGTGGGCACCCTGATAGAAGAGCTTGGGCCGCGTATCCTTCTCCGGTCGTCTCACGGTAACCGCTTCCCTGCCGACCGTTTTCGCCACGCGAGAATCGGGATCAAGGAGATCGCCCACGAAGATGGCTTCCGTTGGGCATACCACCACACAGGCCGGCTCGAGCCCTACGTCGATTCGATGCGCGCAGAAGTTGCATTTTTCGGCGGAGTGATCCTCGGGATTGATGAAGATCGCGTCGTAGGGACAG is a window encoding:
- a CDS encoding 4Fe-4S dicluster domain-containing protein, producing the protein MEPHTEAATEGTKKWAKVIDHTRCIGCHACSTACKSENLVPLSVNRTYVKYVDVGTFPHARRSFQVTRCNQCDDPPCAAACPTGAMYQRRDGIVDFDKSICIGCKACIAACPYDAIFINPEDHSAEKCNFCAHRIDVGLEPACVVVCPTEAIFVGDLLDPDSRVAKTVGREAVTVRRPEKDTRPKLFYQGAHQATLDPIAARRPEGKLFLWSEQGENANQVTSGCPDGYNNAASALLAYDVPHRAPWDWRVSLYTWTKGIASGAYLVAALLFLFGLVPVGSPLWLWGAPILGGAFLAATGAILIWDLEHPERFYMIFTRARWQSWLVRGAFVIAGYSVVLGVHFMASLGGTHGIQSALTLAGIPLALMTAIYTAYLFAQSKARDLWQNPLLPLQFAVHALLAGAATLLPLALAWEPAAVRSLEWIVGASSALHLLLIWGESTLAHVTAHARLAAWEMTHGAYRKYFWGSVVLTSLGVFAPQLGLFPALAALIGLLAYEHAHVQAAQVVPLA